TCTATATTGATCAGGTCTATACTGGCCTTTGCATAGTCAATTATGGCCATTCTTGATTTCTCATGAATTTCCTTATAATGCTCCTCTTATCAGATATACCTGTGAATTATGAGATCAAGAAAAAGAGGTGCAGGCCCAGTGTTGCAAAGCTACACTTCGGCTTCCTTCCCTGCAACCAAAGAAACTGTTTGGAGAGTGCACTGTCAGGAGAGAGATTCGATCTTCGCAGAATATTCTGTTTGGGAAGTGCTTCCAAATAGCATGATCCTGAGTCCGGATTTCTCTGTCAGATTGAAAGTTCAAGTCGGTCAATTGATCAATCTCTTGCTCATTGCACAGTTGGTGTAAACTGGAAATCTAGATGCTCTGTGCAACCCCTTTCATCCAATGCCAGGTAATTTGTCCTTGAGTGCTTGTTTGTATTAATAATAAACGATGTCAGAAATGTGTGCAACTAATTAATGTTCTTTTCCACCATGTAGAAACTACAGCTGTAAGGAGACTGCCGCATTCTGCAAAAGCTATCTGCTCAGAGCTTCCACAGCAGTCGTCCCATCAGTGTGGTCAATCTTCCACCCCAAGTTGTGGTGACGGTGTATTCTCTGATGAAAGGTAAAGTTATCAAATTTCTTGGGAGGATCAGGtcacttttcgatatctcaatCAAATATGTTAGTAACTCACACGACCTgatgtttttctctcttcagGTAAAGTGTGAATATGAAACTTGGTAACATCTGGAATAGCAAGTTACAAGTTCTAGGGGAGAGCACAAGTACTCACCATAGGGAGTCAAAAGAAGGTAAACCATTCCTGCCATTTGTTCCTAATCTGAAAGCTGAATTTTTCTAGTGCATGTTTCACTTAATTAGCTTCATTTCTTTCACCCACTTTTCAAGATTATCTTAGACTGCATTCTTATTAATCCTGAAAGCATTAGATATTACAATGTCTCTTTCTAAGTCTCCTAGGCCACATAGTCTCTTAAAAATTCCATCTTGCTTGTGTTCTAATCTTGTAATAGAATTGTCATGCCTGACATTTTctattcaaattttcaaaatttgcaCCAACAAAAACTAGTTTCTTAGATTCTGGGACAAAATGGAGGGACTTCCATCCACAGATTATAGTTGAGTACCTTAGCTATGTCTCGGATGTTTCTTTGACTTCTTCTCTATTATGTTAAGATGATGGACTTTTACCTTTTCTAATATGAGATGTAGTGCGGTACTGGAACAAAGAGTCTTAAGAATCAGGAATACTCAATGTCACTTCTGGTGTCTTGCATTTTGTTGGCGTTTCATTAGTTCCTGATACCATTGATAAAAATTGTCTGGAGGGTACCAAAGGCCTCCAACAGGTTGATAAGAAGTTTATTCTGATTGTGGCGAACACAACACTTGCTATAATTGATCAGGTCTATTCTGGCCTTTGCTTAGTCCATTATGGCCATTCTTGGTTTCTTATGAATTTCCTTATAATGGATTTACTTTAAACAAATGTTTCTCTTAGGGATGTTAACAAGGACATGTCATACACATTGGTTTTTCTGATTGGAGTGTTGTATTTCTTTATTACAATGTGTTTACTGCTTCTAAGACtgacaatttttccagtttgAACTTAAGTCTCCTGATTTTTGCTTACCCAATCATTCCTGACCTGAATAAGAGCACGAGGAGTCAAAAGAAGTACACGTGATGGGGAGTCAAAAGAAGTACACGCGATGGGGAGTCAAAAGAAGGTAAACCATTCCTACCATTTGTTCCTGACCTGAATGACAGCTGAATGTTTCTAGTGTATGTTTCAGTTAATTAGTTTCATTTCCTTCACCCACTTTTCAAGATTATCTTAGATTGCATCCTTATTAATCATGAAAGCATTAGATTCTGGGACAAAATGGAGGGACTTCCGTCCAGAGATTACAGTTTAGTACCTTAGCTATATCTTGGATGTTCTGTGACTTATTCTCTATTTTGTTAAGATGATGGAATTTTTTCTTTCCAATATGAGATGCCGAGCGCTACTGGAACAAAGAATCTTAAGAATCAGGATGCTATACTCAATAACACTTTTGTCGTCTTGCATTTTGTTGGTGATTCATTGGTTCCTGACACCATTGATAAAAACTGTCTGTAGGGTGCCAAAATTCTCCAACAGGTTGATAAGAAGTTTATTCCGATTGCGGCAAACACAACAATTTCTATAATCGACCAGGTTATTTCGCCTTTGCATAGTCCATTATGGCCTTTCTTGGCTTCTCATGAATTTCCTTATAACATTTACTTTAAACGATTATTTCTcttaggggtcatttggttgGACTCGTTAACAAATATAAATCTCAGTATAAACTTCCGCATAAATAGTATAACATTTGCTGGCTGCGTAAGGAAAAGTTATATCCGCATAACTATGTAGCACTGCACATAAGAAAAAATAAGCTCGACATAACTAATGCAGCATTTGGTTGGCAGTATTTAACTGTTCACTGTTAATATCTTCATGACTTATGCAAGTATTATTTTATGCGTGATAGGTTATGGAATCAACACACATTTGTCAACAATGCATGGCTATGAGTATTTACATGCAAAATTTCTCTTTAATGTTAGcattacttattttattattcaaagCGTAATAATCCCCACATTATTATTCACTATATAAcagtttttatattattataattgcACAAATAATACTTTAACAAATTATGTCTTCCTCTCTTGTAatgcaatttttttatattactgAAGAAAAGCAGAGTGATATAGGGTGCTTTATCTTTTGTTTCATCACTTTGTGAGCGTCTGGTGGAATATATTCTTGTGTAGAAACTTAGGTCCATGTCATAATAAATGTGCGTCCATTTTTACATAGTCAAGGAttatgaacttttttttttgattaatgATATTTATCTTCGTTGAACATTACAGTCATTGTCATTTTCTACAACTTACTGCAGATGAGCGGATTCATTTGGAAGAGCTGCGTGAGAAGGTAATGATTGTCTAAAAATTCATGAAAGTGTCATTTCAACTTGGAGTCTGTAACTTATTGAATTATCAGGTCCTATCGAAAAAAATGAGGACAACAACCTATCTTGATTCTGAGCAAGAATTGGTGCGTTTATTTTGATAATAAGTAACATTGATTTTGAGTCTTTGACCATGCTTTTGCAGATCATGCCTGAAATTGGTTACCAATTACTACACAATTATGATGACCAAATTCAAAATTGGAATTGGATCTGCAATATTCGTTCTCAAGCTTCAAGATCATTTACCAGGTAAGTTACGTTCTTTGTTTAAGTTTTTATCACTCAACGAGtctatggaacttgataaaattGCCATTTACCAGAAATTCCATTGCACTAAATTTTGCAACATTCACTAAAGTTAAACCTAACTCTGAGCATGAAGTTATATGTTTTGGTTAAAGTAGTTTAAATCTGATTCACAAGCAGCCAACATCTGTCACACTTCTTGTGGTAACATCCTCTAATACTTGTCTCTGTCATATTATACAATCAAAAAGTTAAGTACATGTAAACCATTTGCAAATCAGTCTTAGAACGGAAAGGTATTGTAGTACTGATTGTGGTTGTTAATACAGGATTAGTAGCTCACCTACATTCTCAAACCTTTCTACACTTTATAGCttattctcttcaacattcatattCCTCCCTCTGAAGGATATATGCCTGTCTAAATGTGGAAAACACAGCATGACAGGCATTTCTTGTCAGGTTAGTTATTCCATTCTGAGGTATCAATAACAGTTGTGTGCTCCATGTTGTTGAAAGCAAGAAGGATTTTTGAGGGTTTAAGCCTTTCAAGTGTCATTTGTGTGCATTGTTTCGTAAGGTCCATTTATGTTTTAATTGGGTTTTAAGCAAGAGAATCATGAACTGTAACTTATAAGGGAAGAACTTTTTTGTTCTAATACTATCAGTGCTAGCGGTTCTCTCTTTTTGAATTATAAGGCCTTGAAGCTTGAATAGTTTCCTACTTAATTTGGCAAACTATTCATGACATCATTCATGTTTTAGGAAATACTCCACTAGCTAACAAGATTCTATTGCACGTGTTTCATAAGAAAATGattgttttcttaataataCAGGTTTCGTATACTTTATGCATTAATCTAACTGATGTGGATTTGTTAGAATTTATTCAACAGGTTAGTCCATCGACTCTAGCTAGCTCTCATAGATTTCTCCTTCATTTAAATCTAATCTTTCTAATGGAATCTTGCTTAAGTTCTTGCTTAAATGTTGTGTCATGTTCTCTGAATAATGTATTTGCAACCCACAGCTTGCTGATACAGATGGATCTTCAATAGTACCCCTATCAAGACTTGGGTCCTGAATAAACAAGACTTGCAGGAGTAAGTTGATATTTAATTTATCAATTTGGAGCTACCTTAATGCTCTCTCGCCTCCACCCACACCCCCACATAAGAAAAAGAGAACGATCAGGGAATTAGAACCAAAAGTGATTTGcgatatttttctttattcctGATGTCTTTGTTTTCATTTGTGTTGGAACAATAACTTCGATATGGATAGAGTGGAACAGATACAGAGGAATGAGGATCAATATAGCAGCCATCTCATTTTGGGGGTGAAGCATAATTGATGAATTGATTCTTGATGTTGCTATTCTATTTATTTGCTTATTTTCATAGGTGCAATTATGTTTGGAGATGCATTGTTTCTTCAGAATGATCTCTCATTGTTGAGGAGTTGAAGCAGACTTCATTGTGTTTTCAAGTGAGTGGAAAATTGCATTTCAGGAAATATCCGTGTTGGAACTGCATTTGATGGTATGTTTGAGGAATTCCATACTATTAATGCCTGTAATTTGtgatatatgtgtgtgtgtatatgttTTTTTGTTGATCACTACTGTATGTAGAGATGTTTGATTATTTATTCTAGTTGAAGTTGAGCTGGAACATACATATTGGTGCTTAGGTACTTTTAGCCCAGCTTATGGAGACAGTATATGTGCCTCTTTTTTTCATCTTCTATCATGTTTCCTTTTAAACTATAAGAGAGGAAAAATGTTTAATCACTTGTAGCTTATTATCCAAGATTGTTGGAATACCTTGTAGTTTACTTGTTACTGCTCGAGAGTTGAGATGTTAGAACTAATTTAGTTTCAATCGGAGTAGTATAGTATGAGAAGTTTTAGTGTTATGACTTTGAGTGTTAATTATGTTGTCTCTTGTAGTCACTTTCATTATCTTGGGCCTAAAGCAGAAAATTtaatgttttattatttttaaacttaatatataaaatatattttacactTGTATTATTCGATACGGTTCGatatttttttggttaatttttataaaataaaaaatctatcCAATTATTCGATACGGTtataaattcatataaaaaacCATCGATTTTATAAACTAAATCTAAAAATCTGTTCGGTATGATTTGGTTCGGTTGGTTAAGTTGGTTCAGTGACACCCGTAATTTTGGGTGACAGTTAGAATTTACAATAGGTAAAAATGTTTTGTATCTCTAAGGATATCTAGATTTACTGGCTTTGTAAGGATTTTTAGTGACGTTGTTGTTATAGATTTGTTTTCTTCTATGAAAAAACCCAAAGTCCCTTAAATTAGTAGTACAATTCAGATTGTATTAATGTGTAGTGTAAGATGGCAATCGTtaacatttaaaatattaaaaagataGTAAATGAAACAAGGCAACAACTTAAGACGACGTTTTTGAAGTGTTAGAAAAAATAGAGTGGAAACAAGTAACAAGCAACAAGGACTAAAGGTGTAAGGATGACACAACATATCAAATAATGGTATGAAGCTGCTATTGTGAGCCCAAACAACAAACAAGATAAATTGTCAAATACTTTTGGTCTCAGCTGCCTCATGGCAATCACTTAATTAGGCGGCCGATAAGATCAAATCTGTACAAATTAAAATTGGTGAGTTAATAAATAGGCGGAATTAATTTCGTTACTTGAGCAATGAGATATATGTCAAGATGGGATCATTAATTAGAACTTCATCATGCCAAAGGCAAGGACAATATCGAAGTACATAAGTTTTCCTCAAAAAGAAATTCTACGACATGCTTcgagaagaaaaaaatcatttaattgaTTAGACAATAGAAAACTTGCAAGGTTTCTAAGTGAAAGAAATTGCAGAATTaagtaattaaattagttaGAAACCAACTAAACAAACAATGTCAAACACCAAACTCTAATCTAAATAGAAAAGGATTAAGACCCCTcaccaaattaaatataatataatataatgttgCTTTCCAGATTGTCAAACATCACAATTCACTATAATATAATCAACTTGCAATTGCTAGTGAATTTTGGGGTCCCTCCTTGCTTCTTTAAACGAAGCATCACGCGTGAAACTTTTTaacaaaaaacaaacaaaaacaccATTATATTATATTCACTAGTAAAATAGGGACCGATCGATAGAAAATGTAAATTCTACTCCATTGAGCTTCTTCTTTATCAATCCTCTTTAAGTATGGGATATTTTTAAAGGTGAATATTCTGTTCGTAGGGActtttttctctccttttttgttcttcttttcattattaattattaaatgaTGCACACATGCACGCCTGTGCTCGATTATTTTGTGTGCCCATAGACCATATTTTCTACCTAGCCGTGTAGAAAACTACAAGGGCTTGTCTTGCAGGAGGAATAAgagataagaaaaatatatattaattttggaTGGTTTTATTACATATTTAGTTCAGATAAAATTGTAAGATAACTTATTCTGGAATTTTAGTGTAATTTTTATCTCACACATTTAAAATGGATAACAATCTAGAATAATTATATAGTcgataattatttttcatagaAATTTTAAGTCTATAGCCGTCCACCAAAAATAGGATCTAAATATAcatttgttatatatatattcctttATGATTAAtctgtctcaaattcaaatggtgaaaaataaaaaatatcagaGTACAAAAAAACATtgacaaaattaaaattaatatagtaACATTTACAAACTCGATAACCTAATCGAGATATGCGGACATGCACCAGTACGTTACACATTAATTTTCACATATGCTACCACAGGAACCCACTTGGGCTCGCATATAAAATTTGCTATTAcacatcattaaaaaaaaacaagaatataacCTATTCTAATTTGAGCAAGTTGGTAACCATATACTTATCACCATTCTTGATCCATCATCACTCATTTTCTTGATGAGGAGGGGGGTTAGTTTTTTAGGCAAGAAATTACACATATTGCATACTAACAATGTTAATTTGTAGTACTAGGAAttaggattttttatttttttagacaCAAATGGTGTGGTAAGTGGATCCTATGGCTTGGACACGTCCACTTGTTGCAGCAGTCAAATTAAGAAGTTTCCTCTCTTTGATAGCTGGATCTTCAAAGAGTAACACTTTGTCCTTGTCTTTCACCCCCACCATGTGCAAGAATTCACAATCCTCTCTTTCTTTCCCTTTGTATAATAGCCTTTGCTCCTTCGGTTCTAAACCAGTTACCATTGCCAGTATCATCTTTAATTCACCTGTGACCGATAAATCACACGTATAGTCAGGTTCTGACCAACTATATATAAACAGGtcatcatttgaaaattataatGAAATATATAGTTGAGTTGGAAGAATGCAACATAACTtacacattttttttcaaaaagtaaaTAGGGAAGAAAAGGGTTTAATTTGATTGTATTGGACGATCTGGATTATGACCTGTTAAAATGTTTTGATCTATTTTGACTCAATCCACTTATTTGTCTGGTTTTAAATATATAGTAAAAGTGACCAAAAAAGGGTAACTTACCAAAAGATGAAGTGGCTTGTACAGAAATGTCATGCCATTGAGTAACAGTAGAAACTCTAAGGGTGATAATTGAATCTCCATCATTCTTGGCACATTCTCTCTTTTGAACCAACATACCTCCTGGACGCAATTCCCATTTTATTTCACCACCTAATTTGGCGTCGCCCCCTGATGCTGTCGCAGTAGCTGCGACAGTGGTGGCGGCGGTGTTAGTACTTGCAACCTTTGAATTGCTTCTGAAGAACTTTTTGCATCTCAACTTGATCATTGTAATTGGCTTTTTGGttgatgttttttttcttctaaaatgTCACAAAAAAGTTGTTAAGAAGGGCTTAGTGGGATAAAGGAAGTGGAGGAATTGGATAGTTATATATAGGATCAATGGGGGGCCCATATGGAGACAAATAGCAAATTGAGAAAGACATAAAAGCAGCCAAGAGTTACAACATGCTTAACAATAATTTATCAATAGTTCGCTATCATAGCTAACGACAAAGATATGTGGACCTTAAAAACTTACTCCCTTTATTATATTTAAGAATGTAAAAATAGTTTTTGAATGCcgatatgatatgaattttgattttttagagAAATGCGATTAAATCAGgaatgaatgaaaaaaaaagaagataaacaaagtaaatgaaataataaatagTAGAAAAACGAAGAATAAGATATTATACATGAATTTTAAATAATACAACTCTCTCTATGTCCCTAGATATAAGTGTCACTTTAGCTTATGATTTCATCTttcattaagaaaaataataaatacaaaagataatttcttaaattattcctatttataagatatttttttgacaattgagcactattaaaaaaataagttcttTATTATAAGggcatacttgaaaataatctCGTACTATTTTTGTCTTGAATTTTTTAGGCGACACTTATTatgggataatttttttttctttctaaattgATACTTATTTTGGGACATAGGCACTACTAAATAAGGAGAAGATGAGGCTAGTCCAACCCCTGCCTCTTCCACATAACAATATGACAACACTCGATTACATACTACTCTTCTATCCTAATTCT
The sequence above is a segment of the Solanum dulcamara chromosome 11, daSolDulc1.2, whole genome shotgun sequence genome. Coding sequences within it:
- the LOC129873537 gene encoding BAG family molecular chaperone regulator 2-like, which produces MIKLRCKKFFRSNSKVASTNTAATTVAATATASGGDAKLGGEIKWELRPGGMLVQKRECAKNDGDSIITLRVSTVTQWHDISVQATSSFGELKMILAMVTGLEPKEQRLLYKGKEREDCEFLHMVGVKDKDKVLLFEDPAIKERKLLNLTAATSGRVQAIGSTYHTICV